CATGTCGTCGGCGTCGACGAGGTCGCCGGCACCCACGTCGACCAGGTCTTCATCGGTTCCTGCACGAACGGCCGGTACGAGGACTTTGCCGAGGCCGCCGGGGTTCTCGGCGACAGGAAATTCTCCGACGCGGTGCGGGTGGTCCTGATCCCGGCCTCGAAGGAGGAGTACCTGAAGACCCTCAGGGCCGGACTGATCGAGCGTTTCGTCGAGGCGGGCGCACTCGTCGAGGCGCCGTGCTGCGGGCCGTGCATGGGCGGGGCCTTCGGCCTCCTCGCCCCGGGCGAGGTCTCCCTCTCCACCTCGAACAGGAACTTCAGGGGGCGTCAGGGGAGCACGGAGGCCGGGGTCTACCTCTGCTCCGCGGCGACGGCGGCGGCGAGTGCGATCACCGGCGAGATCACCGACCCGAGGGAGGTGTGAAAGATGCGGATCTGGACATTCGGCGACGATATCGACACGGACGCGATCATCCCGGGGCGGTTCCTCACCGAGTACGACCCCGGGAAACTCGCGGAGCATGTCTTCGAGGGGACGAGGGACGACTTCAGGACAGGGGTTCGTCCCGGCGACGTCGTTGTCGCGGGCAGGAACTTCGGCTGCGGGTCCTCTCGGGAGCACGCCCCCCTCGCCCTTCTCGGTGCGGGGGTGAAGGTCGTCGTGGCAGAGTCCTTTGCCCGGATCTTCTACCGGAACGCGGTGAACACCGGACTCCTCCCCCTCGTCTGCCCGGACACGAGCGCCCTTCTCGAAGGGCACGAGATAAAGGTCGACCCGGTGGGCGGTTTCATCGAGTCTGACGGCGTCAGGTACGCGGTCGAAGCTGTGCCGCCCTTCATGCAGGCGATCGTGGACGCGGGTGGGTTGGTCGACTATGCAAAGGAGATGAAAGAGGTGGAACTGTGTACAGGGTCGCGGCGATAGGCGGCGACGGCATCGGGCCCGAGATCCTCGACGAGGGGAAGAAGGTCCTCGATGCCGCGGGGGAGAAGTACGGCTTCGAGATCGGGTGGACAGAT
The sequence above is drawn from the Methanofollis sp. genome and encodes:
- a CDS encoding 3-isopropylmalate dehydratase small subunit, whose amino-acid sequence is MRIWTFGDDIDTDAIIPGRFLTEYDPGKLAEHVFEGTRDDFRTGVRPGDVVVAGRNFGCGSSREHAPLALLGAGVKVVVAESFARIFYRNAVNTGLLPLVCPDTSALLEGHEIKVDPVGGFIESDGVRYAVEAVPPFMQAIVDAGGLVDYAKEMKEVELCTGSRR